The Solenopsis invicta isolate M01_SB unplaced genomic scaffold, UNIL_Sinv_3.0 scaffold_384, whole genome shotgun sequence genome window below encodes:
- the LOC105203229 gene encoding uncharacterized protein LOC105203229 — protein sequence MENIQKPLTSSRKFNRATSTKQLHSSRESFQSIAQKQADAEFMHAECATIQAEVCRMNALAMTKIADAIEKMADTAAIQAVNDSKRIKIFEKFMKIFENLLPTYMKE from the exons ATGGAAAATATTCAAAAACCTTTGACTTCATCCAGAAAAT ttAATCGAGCTACATCGACTAAACAATTGCATTCATCAAGAGAGAGCTTTCAATCTATTGCTCAGAAGCAAGCCGATGCCGAGTTC ATGCATGCTGAGTGTGCTACAATACAAGCGGAAGTATGCAGAATGAATGCGCTTGCGATGACGAAAATTGCAGATGCTATAGAAAAGATGGCAGATACTGCTGCTATACAGGCTGTTAATGACAGCAAGCGGAtcaagatttttgaaaaatttatgaaaatatttgaaaatctgTTACCTACTTACATGAAGGAATAA
- the LOC105203230 gene encoding uncharacterized protein LOC105203230 translates to MLDFFNINKSLAEGKIQSLHGKDESKKKWTELSNELNCLHGATKTVEQWQVVWRVLKSRTSIKAKDFRKAKALTGNKAITSELTDLVLRVIGIIGAKYVEGSKSCAENIPEEENLIEKLEQGNDEVLTAIPQVISICPDIPQEIS, encoded by the exons atgcttGACTTTTTTAACATCAATAAAAGTCTTGCGGAAGGCAAAATTCAATCCCTACATGGGAAAGACGAATCTAAAAAGAAGTGGACAGAATTATCAAATGAACTGAATTGCTTGCACGGAGCAACAAAAACGGTGGAACAGTGGCAAGTG gTTTGGAGGGTCTTAAAAAGTCGCACTTCAATAAAAGCGAAGGATTTTCGAAAGGCGAAAGCTTTAACTGGGAATAAAGCTATTACATCGGAACTAACGGATCTCGTATTGCGAGTAATAGGAATAATAGGAGCGAAATATGTCGAAGGAAGCAAAAGTTGTGCTGAAAATATCCCCGAAGAGgag AATTTGATAGAAAAACTGGAACAAGGAAATGATGAAGTTTTAACCGCAATTCCACAAGTCATCAGCATTTGTCCAGATATACCGCAAGAAATATCTTAA